In Diabrotica undecimpunctata isolate CICGRU chromosome 4, icDiaUnde3, whole genome shotgun sequence, a single genomic region encodes these proteins:
- the LOC140440188 gene encoding rho GTPase-activating protein 19-like isoform X2, which translates to MNSKNEENEGIIVERFKKDYNEQFFILIRMHLSFLLDAHTDDNDSLPEKSRIKKWNLVPFAKKSKLRGVVEGAPLTQEGICQIFQLIEYLKLEENIKSEGIFRKTGSIERQHELKCLLNHGSTLDVGCGSYSVHDCASVLKGFLQELPEPLLTELHFPVYCQLAELYYINNEIPQEQKLLEALQLLLLLLPPENKLLLKDILHLLHQTASYESQNKMSSDNLAKLFTPHLLCPRSLSPAMLLKVSQPLFGIVSFMIKRFPDMFKVPAKLIVDFRAKYEKKRVLSPVKRLNESTADIASTVFTFVDQERTAKENESNPTETALAQLYAHIQSLPESSKKRKLIKQFNKENGYGTPLQTLKSSKNRSIGDSIKKHIFQKHLARRKGFVVKNSPAGPGFEETMMTPRSRKPVLLLSGTNIHTLPKTDPSNYVMDNVIEEKLETPMPNFQTNPPVKSKSEGDINKDTKVDVPKMNKSESDAILSDTFKEYLSNRDIVTIYSPQDSSFSSRTDDFTSTEYTEGQLTESLLYCLDGNNPDGSVEEEEEEKKLVLKPKQFDENGKPIIFETSF; encoded by the exons GATGCATTTGTCGTTTTTATTAGATGCACATACAGATGA TAATGATTCCCTACCTGAAAAATCAAGAATTAAAAAATGGAATTTAGTACCATTTGCTAAAAAGTCCAAACTACGGGGAGTCGTAGAAGGTGCTCCTCTAACACAGGAAGGAATATgccaaatatttcaattaatagaATACCTTAAGTTAGAAGAAA ATATTAAGAGTGAAGGTATATTTAGAAAAACTGGTTCCATTGAAAGGCAGCATGAGTTAAAATGTTTGTTAAACCATGGTTCAACTTTAGATGTTGGATGTGGCAGCTATAGTGTACATGATTGTGCTTCAGTTCTTAAGGGCTTTTTGCAGGAATTACCTGAACCTCTGTTGACAGAGCTTCATTTTCCTGTTTATTGTCAATTAGCAG AATTATACTACATCAACAATGAAATACCGCAAGAACAAAAGCTTCTGGAAGCTCTGCAATTACTTCTACTTCTCCTGCCACCAGAAAATAAACTCCTTCTGAAAGACATCCTACATCTCCTGCACCAGACCGCTTCATATGAATCTCAGAATAAGATGTCTTCAGATAATTTAGCAAAACTTTTCACCCCTCATTTGTTGTGTCCAAGGAGTTTATCACCTGCCATGTTGTTGAAGGTATCCCAACCTCTTTTTGGAATAGTCAGTTTTATGATTAAGAGGTTTCCAGACATGTTTAAAGTTCCTGCAAAGTTGATAGTCGATTTTAGAGCTAAATATGAAAAGAAGAGGGTTTTATCTCCTGTCAAACGACTCAATGAATCAACTGCAGATATTGCTAGCACAGTATTCACTTTTGTTGATCAAGAGCGTACTGCTAAAGAAAACGAGTCTAATCCTACAGAAACAGCTTTGGCTCAGTTGTATGCTCATATCCAAAGTCTGCCAGAATCATCTAAAAAAAGAAAGTTGATAAAACAGTTTAACAAAGAAAATGGATATGGTACACCGTTGCAAACATTAAAAAGTAGTAAGAATAGAAGTATAGGTGATTCTATCAAAAAACACATCTTTCAAAAACATCTGGCTAGGCGGAAAGGATTTGTGGTCAAAAATTCACCTGCTGGGCCAGGGTTTGAG GAAACGATGATGACTCCTCGAAGTCGAAAACCAGTATTATTACTTTCCGGTACAAACATCCATACATTACCAAAGACCGATCCATCAAATTACGTAATGGACAATGTaatagaagaaaaattagaaacgcCAATGCCAAATTTCCAGACGAATCCGCCTGTCAAATCGAAGAGCGAAGGAGACATCAACAAAGATACCAAAGTAGACGTGCCAAAAATGAACAAAAGTGAATCCGACGCCATTCTTAGTGATACTTTTAAAGAATATTTAAGCAATAGAGACATTGTTACGATTTATTCGCCGCAGGACTCGAGTTTTTCAAGTAGAACTGACGACTTTACCTCCACGGAATATACAGAAGGACAACTCACAG AATCCTTATTGTATTGCCTTGACGGCAATAACCCAGATGGAAGTgtagaagaggaagaagaagagaaaaagttGGTGCTCAAACCTAAACAGTTTGACGAAAATGGCAAGCCCATTATATTTGAAACTTCTTTTTAA
- the LOC140440188 gene encoding rho GTPase-activating protein 19-like isoform X1, which yields MNSKNEENEGIIVERFKKDYNEQFFILIRMHLSFLLDAHTDDNDSLPEKSRIKKWNLVPFAKKSKLRGVVEGAPLTQEGICQIFQLIEYLKLEENIKSEGIFRKTGSIERQHELKCLLNHGSTLDVGCGSYSVHDCASVLKGFLQELPEPLLTELHFPVYCQLAELYYINNEIPQEQKLLEALQLLLLLLPPENKLLLKDILHLLHQTASYESQNKMSSDNLAKLFTPHLLCPRSLSPAMLLKVSQPLFGIVSFMIKRFPDMFKVPAKLIVDFRAKYEKKRVLSPVKRLNESTADIASTVFTFVDQERTAKENESNPTETALAQLYAHIQSLPESSKKRKLIKQFNKENGYGTPLQTLKSSKNRSIGDSIKKHIFQKHLARRKGFVVKNSPAGPGFESPTGSPSLAMRARLLCYHNYESSTDLTNEGPTPAKRRKTSRSCDRLSTKDNNDDEGKGSFSEPELSEREDSIDCNGYLTSTPACFPLKACTEVFTPNQKDSKSMSPITMSAQRMPRAMQETMMTPRSRKPVLLLSGTNIHTLPKTDPSNYVMDNVIEEKLETPMPNFQTNPPVKSKSEGDINKDTKVDVPKMNKSESDAILSDTFKEYLSNRDIVTIYSPQDSSFSSRTDDFTSTEYTEGQLTESLLYCLDGNNPDGSVEEEEEEKKLVLKPKQFDENGKPIIFETSF from the exons GATGCATTTGTCGTTTTTATTAGATGCACATACAGATGA TAATGATTCCCTACCTGAAAAATCAAGAATTAAAAAATGGAATTTAGTACCATTTGCTAAAAAGTCCAAACTACGGGGAGTCGTAGAAGGTGCTCCTCTAACACAGGAAGGAATATgccaaatatttcaattaatagaATACCTTAAGTTAGAAGAAA ATATTAAGAGTGAAGGTATATTTAGAAAAACTGGTTCCATTGAAAGGCAGCATGAGTTAAAATGTTTGTTAAACCATGGTTCAACTTTAGATGTTGGATGTGGCAGCTATAGTGTACATGATTGTGCTTCAGTTCTTAAGGGCTTTTTGCAGGAATTACCTGAACCTCTGTTGACAGAGCTTCATTTTCCTGTTTATTGTCAATTAGCAG AATTATACTACATCAACAATGAAATACCGCAAGAACAAAAGCTTCTGGAAGCTCTGCAATTACTTCTACTTCTCCTGCCACCAGAAAATAAACTCCTTCTGAAAGACATCCTACATCTCCTGCACCAGACCGCTTCATATGAATCTCAGAATAAGATGTCTTCAGATAATTTAGCAAAACTTTTCACCCCTCATTTGTTGTGTCCAAGGAGTTTATCACCTGCCATGTTGTTGAAGGTATCCCAACCTCTTTTTGGAATAGTCAGTTTTATGATTAAGAGGTTTCCAGACATGTTTAAAGTTCCTGCAAAGTTGATAGTCGATTTTAGAGCTAAATATGAAAAGAAGAGGGTTTTATCTCCTGTCAAACGACTCAATGAATCAACTGCAGATATTGCTAGCACAGTATTCACTTTTGTTGATCAAGAGCGTACTGCTAAAGAAAACGAGTCTAATCCTACAGAAACAGCTTTGGCTCAGTTGTATGCTCATATCCAAAGTCTGCCAGAATCATCTAAAAAAAGAAAGTTGATAAAACAGTTTAACAAAGAAAATGGATATGGTACACCGTTGCAAACATTAAAAAGTAGTAAGAATAGAAGTATAGGTGATTCTATCAAAAAACACATCTTTCAAAAACATCTGGCTAGGCGGAAAGGATTTGTGGTCAAAAATTCACCTGCTGGGCCAGGGTTTGAG AGCCCTACGGGCTCTCCTTCTTTAGCAATGCGAGCACGTCTCTTGTGCTACCACAATTACGAATCCAGCACGGATCTAACCAACGAAGGACCCACGCCGGCCAAACGGAGAAAAACCAGCAGGAGTTGTGACCGTCTTTCCACCAAAGACAATAACGACGACGAAGGTAAGGGTAGTTTTTCCGAGCCAGAATTAAGCGAGAGAGAAGACTCAATAGACTGTAATGGTTATTTAACTAGCACGCCGGCATGTTTCCCACTAAAAGCATGCACAGAAGTTTTTACGCCAAATCAAAAGGACAGCAAATCGATGTCGCCGATTACGATGTCAGCGCAGAGGATGCCAAGAGCTATGCAG GAAACGATGATGACTCCTCGAAGTCGAAAACCAGTATTATTACTTTCCGGTACAAACATCCATACATTACCAAAGACCGATCCATCAAATTACGTAATGGACAATGTaatagaagaaaaattagaaacgcCAATGCCAAATTTCCAGACGAATCCGCCTGTCAAATCGAAGAGCGAAGGAGACATCAACAAAGATACCAAAGTAGACGTGCCAAAAATGAACAAAAGTGAATCCGACGCCATTCTTAGTGATACTTTTAAAGAATATTTAAGCAATAGAGACATTGTTACGATTTATTCGCCGCAGGACTCGAGTTTTTCAAGTAGAACTGACGACTTTACCTCCACGGAATATACAGAAGGACAACTCACAG AATCCTTATTGTATTGCCTTGACGGCAATAACCCAGATGGAAGTgtagaagaggaagaagaagagaaaaagttGGTGCTCAAACCTAAACAGTTTGACGAAAATGGCAAGCCCATTATATTTGAAACTTCTTTTTAA